TCGACACCGCTCCGAGGAGTTAAAATAGAGATGTCATGTCGAACAAATCTCCCGCTGCAAAGCTAAAGACCCTCCGCTGCCCCACCTGCCGCAACATCGTCCTTGCCGCCGGCGAAGACTTCCCCTTCTGCTCGGACCGCTGCCGCCGCATCGATCTGGGCAAATGGGCCAGCGGCGACTACAAGATCTCCACGCCCATCCAGGATCCCGATCTCCTCGAAGAGCTCGCTCGCTCCAACAAGCACAAGCGCCAGAACGACGACGACGTGAACTAGTGGCGAACTCCAACATCCAGACCCATCCGCCCTCCGAAAAAAAGACCCTCTGGGCGTGGGCCATCGGCACCTTCTTCGGAGCAGGCCTGCTGAAGCCCGGCCCCGGCACCTACGGCAGCATCTCCGCCGTACTGCTCTGGTACGCCGCCGCTCACACCCTCCACCCAGCTCCAGTCGCCTTCGCGATCGGCACGACCATCGCCGCGATCCTCGCCACGCTCATCGGCATCCCTGCGGCCACCATCGTCGCCCACGAGTCCGGCCGCGAAGATCCCGGCCACGTCGTCATCGACGAGGTCGCCGGCCAGCTCATCGCCCTCATCGCCATCCCCGCTGACTGGCGACACGCCGCGCTCTCGCTCCTGCTCTTCCGATTCTTCGACATCCTCAAGCCCCCGCCGATCCGCCAGCTCGAGCGCCTCCCCGGCGGCACCGGCATCATGCTTGACGACGTAGGCGCCGGCCTCTTCGCTCTCGCCATCGCACAACTCATCCACCTTTACTTCTAGAAATCCTGTCCTGCCGGACGAGCGCCCTGCGCGGGCAGCGGTCACTTCGTGACGCGCGTGTACCGGTCCAGGCAGCGCCAGCGACATAGCTCCTCCCGCTGGTCGGAATCAGCCTATGCCCGACCAACGGGAGGACCAGCATCGTTCCCTACCCAAGACAAGGTATACAAGTCACGAAGTGACCGCCCCACGCGTAGTGGGCCCGTCCGGCAGGACATATCTTCCGTCGCATTTGCACTCCCATCCACGCCGGTCTACGCTAAAACAGCCATGAACACACTTCGATCGCTCCTGACCCCCGACAAGCCCGACGCACCCGCACCGCATCTGGACCGCGTCAAGCCCCTCGCGGCCATGCCCGGCGGAGAGATCGAGGTTCACGGCACCCACCTCGAACCTCGCGACACCCTCGTCGCCCGAGCAACCATCGGTGACATCTCCGCTCCACTCCTGCTAAGCCGGCCCACCCGCGCCACCATCCGCGTCCCCGAGGGAACCATCACCGGCGACCTGATCCTGCATCGCAGCGGCCAGTCCAGCAACCCGCTGCCAGTGCGCGTCGCCGTGCCCATGGCGGAAAATCTCCACCCCGTCGCCAACCCCGCGGTCGATGCCGACGGCAACGTCTACGCCACCGTCTCCGGCTCGCGCGGCCAGGCCGTCCCGGTGTCAATCTTCCAGATTCAGCGCGACTTCCAGATTCGCCCCTTCGTCCGCGACCTTATGAACGCCACCGGCCTCGCCTTCGGTCCCGACGGGTACCTCTACGCCAGCTCCCGCGCCGAAGGCACCGTCTATCGCATCTCCCCCGAAGGCGCCATGTCCACCTACGCCGAAGGCATGGGCATCGCCACCGGCATCGCCTTCGACCGCGACGGCAACCTCTTCGTCGGCGACCGCTCCGGCACCATCTTCAAGATCAGCCGCGCCAACCTCGACGGCACCAGCGGTGAGACCTTCGTCTACGCCACGCTCGAGCCCAGCATCGCCGCCTACCATCTCGCCTTCAACGACGCCGGAACCCTCTTCGTCACTGGACCCACCACCTCATCCAACCAGGTCATCCACGCCATCGACCGCGACGGCAACGCCACCATCTTCTACCAGGGCCTCGGACGCGCCCAGGGCATGGCGGTCGACGTCGACGACAACCTCTACGTCGCCGCCAGCCTCCACGGTCAGCGCGGCATCATCCGCATCGACCGCCATCACCAGGCCACCCTTGTCGTCTCCGGCAGCAATCTCGTAGGTCTTGCCTTCCTCGAGGACGGGAACGCCACCCTCGCCACTCGCGACGCTCTCTATCACGTAGCCATGGACGTCGAAGGTCGCAAGCTCATCTAGCCTGTCATGTGGCCGTTCCGCGCTGCAGGCATCTTCCCTTGGTAGTGTGGTGCGGCTGCCTCCTCAATCCTGTCGCCAGATCGACCCCGTACCGGTAGAATCGAAGAGTAACCAGGAGTCCTCTACTCTGGATCGCATCTGGATGTGCAGCGCACGCGTGAGGAAAATACTTTGGAATCCCGGCTTTACAACAGGCTCCTGTTTAGGCTTCTCGCTCTACCCGTTGCAGCACTTGCCGTTCTCGCTCTAATCCTTGGGTACGGCCTGCAGCGTGTCGAAGAAAGCGCAAGCGCTATCGACCGCGCCGACGTGGTCATTCTCCACGGTAATCGGCTCACCAGGTTAATCCTCGACGAAGAGACTGGCCTGCGAGGATTTCTCCTTACCCGCAATCCCGTTTTCCTCGAACCGTTACACTCCGCTGACCTGCAGATCGAGCCCGAGTTCGACACTCTCTTCTCGCTGGTCAAGCGTCCCGATCAAGTCGCCCGTCTGCAACGTCTTCAGGCCGAGCACAAGCAGTGGGAGCTCACCGCCTACCACGAGATCGACTCCTTCCCGAAAGATCCAGTCACCCTCGAGCAGGATCTCCTCCAGCGCAAGCAGGATATGGATCATCTACGCGCCCAGATGGATGAGTTCCTCAATATCGTCATCGAGCGCCGCGCCGTCCGTTCCGCCGAAAATATCCTCGTCAATCGAAACGCCAGGATCATCCTTGTCCTCACTGCCGCACTCATCGCTGGCCTTCTCGCGTGGGAGACGCGAAGAATCTTCCGGCTGCTCACAACCGCCTACACCCAGCAGATCAGAGAGATCAAACAACGCGCCGACGAATCCTACGCACGCGAGCAATGGCTGAACACCACCATCCGCAGCATTGGAGACGCCGTCATCGCCTGCGACACCGAGGGCAACATCGTCTTTATGAACCTCGTCGCGGAACGGCTCACCGGCTGGAAGGAAGAAGAGTCCCACGGCATCTCGCTGCACACCGTCTTTCCCATCTTCAACGAAGACACCCGTGCCACGGTCGAAAATCCAGTCGATAAGGTGCGTCGCCTCGGCACTGTCGTCGGCTTGGCCAACCATACCTACCTGGTCTCCAAAGATGGCTCCGAGATCTGCATCGATGACAGTGGAGCGCCAATTCGCGACAGCTCCGGGAACATGATCGGGATCGTGCTCGTCTTCCGCGACATAACCGACCGGCGCATGTCCGAGGGCGCGCTCATGCGTGCCGAAAAGCTCGCCGCCGCCGGCCGTCTCGCCGCCTCGGTGGCACACGAGGTCAACAATCCGCTCGAAGGCCTCACCAACCTCGTCTACATCGCCCGCCGCTCCGACGAACTCGACGAGATCCGCCACCTCCTCTCGCAGGCAGAGAGCGAACTCGCCCGCATCGCCCACATCACCCGCCAGTCTCTCGGCTTCTATCGCGAGACCACTCTCGCCGCGCACTTCAAGCCCGCCACCATCATCCACGAAGTTTGTGACTTCTATCAGACCCGTGCCGCAACTCTTGGGGTAACTCTTCTTGTCAACACCACCACCGAGCGCGAGGTCCTTGGCACTGCCGGAGAGCTTCGCCAGATCCTCTCCAACCTCCTCGCCAACGGCCTCGATGCATGCTCCAAGGGAGACACCATTCGCCTGGAAGCCAACGCGGCCACCGATCCGCGGAACTCCACCCGCCCGGGCGTCCGCATCACCGTCGCAGACACGGGACAAGGCATTCTCCCCGAACATCTCAACAGCGTCTTCGAACCCTTCTTCACCACAAAAAAAGACACCGGTACCGGACTTGGCCTGTGGGTCTCGCGCGAACTCGTTGAAAAACACGGCGGCAGCCTGCGCGTCCGTTCGCGCACCCTCACCCCAGGTTGCGGCACCGTCTTTTCCATCTTCCTGCCCGTCCAGGGAGGGCGACACCCAGCCGCCGAACTTGACGGACATCAGCCACAGAACCTCGCCGTTAACTAAAGCGAAATTGACGATGACGCAGGTCATCTTGTAGCCGATACAGATGTCCCGTGTATCGACTCTACATAGAGAGTCTTCAGACGGATCATCCTACTCAACAGGAATCCACTCGACCAACTCTGTAAATTGCACGCTGCGTCAGGCCCCTGTGCGTCATCTAAGGCATAGGGAGAGTCACCTCATGTCGACCAACACCAACCACGCCTCATCCGCCGGCACCGCAGTCGCCGCCTCTGCCGTCTTCGATATCCAGAAGATCGCCGCCAGCTTTCCAGACCACGCCGACACCATGCTGATCGACACCCGTCTCACCGACGAGCCTCACGCCAGCTCCCGCGTCTTTCGCGTCTACCGTCCAGTCGCGGCGCACTATCACGCCACCTGCGACGAATATCTCTCCGTCCTCTCCGGCCGCGCAAAGTTTTTCCTCGGCGAAGCCCCGCCCTTCGAAGCCGGTCCCGGCCAGCTCATCTTCTTCAAACAGAGCACGGTCCACGGCATCCCAGAGATCCTTGAAGAGCCCTTCGTCGTCCTTGCCGTCGACACCCCTCGCCGCGATCCCAGCGACGTTCACCTCGTAGACCCCGCCGACGGAACACCCGAAAGCTTCATCCAAAGCAAGCGCCTGTATTGAATCTCCACAAAACTCCCGCGCAAGCCCTATCATCATTCACAGAGCCACACGCAAGGCCTGGAAAGCCCATCACCCCACATGATCGCTGAAATCATCGCTGTCGGCTCCGAGATGCTCACGCCCCATCGGCAGGACACCAACTCCCTCTACCTTACCGACGGCCTCAACGATGTCGGCGTCCAGGTCGCATTCAAGACCATCGTCGGCGACAATCTCTCCCACCTCACCAGCGCCGCCTCAATCGCCATCGCGCGCGCCGACATCGTCCTCTTCTCCGGCGGCCTCGGCCCCACCGAAGACGATCTCACCCGCGAAGCCGTCGCCGCCGCGCTTAACCTCACGCTGCGCTCCGACCCCGCGATCCTCGTCCAGCTTCACAAGCGCTTCGCCGCGCGCCAGATGGTCATGCCGCCCAACAACGTCAAACAGGCCGACGTGCTCGACGGCGCCATCATTCTCGAAAACCCTACCGGCAGCGCCCCCGGCCAGTTCCTCGACATCGCCGTCCTCGATGCCAGCGGCCAGCCCATTCGCAAGATCGTTATCCTCCTCCCCGGCCCGCCCCGGGAGCTAAAGCCTCTCTTCGACACCGAGGTCAAACCCCGCCTCGCCGCCGATCTTCCCCCGCGCCACCTCGCCAAGCGTCTCCTTCGCATGGCCCTCATCCCCGAGTCGCACGTCGACGCAAGAACCGCCCCCATCTACCAGCAGTACTCCGACGTCGAGACCACCATCCTCGCCGGCTCCGCCGAGATCCAGCTCCACTTCCTCTGCGCCAAACCCACCCTCGCCGAAGCCCAGCGCCGCGTTGACGAGCTCGTCGAAAAGATCGAAGCCGAGATGGAAGACTCCATCTTCTCCTCCCACGGCGAATCCCTCGAAGAGGTCGTACTCCTCAACCTCGGCCTCCGTGACCTCACCCTCGCCACCGCCGAGAGCTGCACCGGCGGCCTCCTCGCGCAGCGTCTCACCGCCATCGCCGGCAGCTCGCGTTACTTCCTCGGCGGCGCAGTCGTCTACAGCGACGCCCTCAAAACCACCTTCGCCGGCGTTCCCTCCGAACTCGTCGCCACCAAGGGCCCAGTCTCCCCCGAAGTCGCACGCGCCCTCGCCGAAGGCATCCGCTCGCGCACGGGAGCCTCGCTCGGCGTCTCGATCACCTGCATCGCAGGCCCGGGCCCCGGAGCACCCGGCCCCGACGCCGACAAACCCATCGGCCTCGTCTACATCGCACTCGCCAGCGCCCAAACCACCCAGGTCAAAGAGCTCAACCTCCGCGGCGACCGCGAGATGATCCGCTGGTGGGCCAGCCAGCATGCCCTCGAACTGATCCGCCACCACATCCTCTAGCCGCACGCCGCAATCCGCCAGCGGCACTCACACGCCGACCGTAAGACCATCCTCATACGCACTTGCTAAACTCATTCGGACGACATGAACCCCTGGCTCCTCTCCATTCCGCTCGCCTACCTCCTTGGGTCCATCCCCTTCGGCTATCTGCTCGTAAAGATCTTTCGCCACGAAGACATCCGCGCCACCGGCAGCGGTAACATCGGGGCCACCAACGTAGCCCGCAGCGGAGCCAAAGGCCTCGGCATCGCCACGCTCCTGCTCGACGTCGGCAAATCCTTCCTCGCCGTAAAGATCGCCCTGCATCTCGCACCCGGAAACTACGACCTCGCCGTCATCACCGCCGTCGCCGCCATCGTGGGACACGTCTTCCCCATCTGGCTCGGCTTCCGCGGCGGCAAAGGCGTCGCCAGCGCGCTCGGCGTCATGCTCGCCCTTAGTCTGGCCGCAGCCGCATGCACCTTCGGCATCTTTCTCGTCATCTTTCTCCTCACCCGCTACGTCTCCCTCGCTTCCATGATCGGCTCCGCCACCTTCCCGCTCTTCGGCCTCTACTTTCTGCCGCAACGAACTCCCCTGGTCATCGCCGGCCTCATCTTCATTCCACTTCTGGTCACCGTCAAACACCACGAAAACATCCGCCGCCTCCTGGCAGGCACGGAGAGCCGCTTCGGCAAGAAAAAGGCGGTTGCATGAGCCGAATCGCCGTCCTGGGTGCTGGTGCCTGGGGCACCGCCCTCGCTCTCTCCCTCGCCCGTCGCGGAGGTCACGAGCTCTTCCTCTGGTCGCACTCCCCCGCCCTCGCCGACCAGCTCAGCGAAGCCGGCGAGAATCTGCGCTACCTCCCAGGCTTCACCCTGCCCGTAGACATTCACGTCACCTCCGACCTCCCACGCGCTATCTTCGAGGCCGACATTCTCCTCTGTGTCACCCCCTCGCAACATCTGCGCGGAGTCCTCACCCACATCGCCCCCCTGCTCACCCGCGGCCAGATCATCCTCAGCGCCAGCAAAGGCATCGAGGAGACCAGCTTCCTCCGCATGTCGCAGGTCGTCGCCTCGGTCACTTCCGCCACGCGCAATCCCTTCGCCGTTCTCAGCGGCCCCTCCTTCGCGCAGGAGGTCGCAGCCGGCATGCCCACCGCAGTCGTCGTCGCCTCCGAAGTCCCGCAGGTCGCCCAGACCATCCAGCGCGACTTCACCTCGCCCAGCCTGCGCGTCTACACCAACGAGGACGTCCCCGGCGTCGAACTCGGCGGCTCGCTCAAAAACGTCATCGCCCTCGCCGCCGGCGTCGCCAACGGCCTCAACCTCGGCCACAACTCCTCCGCCGCCCTCATCACCCGCGGCATCGCCGAGATGACCCGACTCGCCGTAGCCTGCGGTGGCCGCCGTCAAACCCTCGCAGGCCTCTCCGGCGCAGGCGACCTCATCCTTACCTGCACCGGCTCTCTCTCGCGCAACCGCGCCGTCGGCATCGAACTTGGCCGTGGCCGCCAGCTTCCGGACATCATCGCCGGCCTCAACGGCAAGGTAGCCGAAGGCGTTCGCAGCACCGCCGCCGCCCTTGGTCTGGCCGCACGCTATGCCGTCGAGATGCCCATTACCCAGCAGGTCGACGCCATCCTCCATCACAACAAGAGCCCCAAAGAGGCCATCCGCGAACTCATGGCCCGCCCAGGCCGCGACGAATAGCCTTATTCCCTTCCGACTAAAGGGAGGACCGAAGAAGCCAATAAGCCAAGACAAGGTATACAAGTCACGAAGTGACCGCGCGCCGCGCAGGCGGCCCGTCCGGCAGGACGCCAGCCCTATCTTCCCCCGCAGTTGGCACACAGGCTGTTTTACGCCTAAGCTGGTACGCATGCACGAGCACGAACACGAGCACGGTCACATCCCTCCCCCCGACCTTCCCCGGCACAAGACCTACATGGGATTCCGTCCGCACATCTTCATCGGCGGCCTCGTCCTCATTGCAATCCTCTTCCTCTATCTCCTCCTGCTCGTGCGCCCGTCGGTCTGGCCGTCTCACGCCGCTCCGGCATCTACCTCCGCACCGAACTAAACCTCTACCCGGCCAAATCGAATCGCCTCCCAGCGTGCAAATCCAGCGGCTGACTCAAGCATCCAATGGCTCATGAGCAAGCCAACCCCATCCAACAGCGATCCCACTCCAGAGAAGCGCGAGAGCGACTCCTCATTCCTTCCAGTCGTCGTAGCCTTCGCAGTTGCGATCCTGGTCATCATGGTCGCCGCCATCATCTTCATCAAGACACGGCAGACCAAAGCGATTCCTAACCCCAAAGAACCTCACCCTACTTCACAGATCATGCCGGCCAGTCCATCTTTCAGCCCGGCTGACAAGATCCAACTAAGCTAAGCTCGATTGATCCTTAGTCTTAATGCTTAACCTCTTGGAGAAGCAAGATGAAGATTCTCGTTGTCGGCGCTGGTGCAGTTGGCGGTTACTTCGGAGCGCGTCTCGCGCAGGCAGGCCGCGACGTCACCTTTCTTGTCAGACCCGCTAGAGCAGAGCAACTTCAAAAAGACGGTCTTCGCATCCTAAGCCCGCACGGCGACGCCACCCTTAAGCCGAAGACCATCACCACCAGCGAGATCACCACTCCCTACGACCTCATCTTTCTCAGCGTAAAAGCCCAGGCACTCGATCAGGCGATCAAAGACTTGACACCCGCCGTCGGGCCGGACACGATGATCTATCCCGTGCTCAACGGCATGCGCCACATGGAGACGCTAAGCCAAGTCTTCGGCGAGCAAAAAGTTTTAGGCGGTGTCTGCATGGTCTCGACCGAACTCGACGATCAAAACCGCATCGTCCAGATGACGCCCATGCAAAAGCTCATCTATGGCGAACGCAACGGCGAATGCGAGCGCAGCGGGGAAATCACCCCGCGCATTCGCGCACTCGACGAAGCACTCCGCGACGCAAGCTTCGACACCGAACTCTCCGCCACCATCACCCAGGCCATGTGGCATAAGTGGGTCATGATCGCCTCCCTGGGCCTCGTCACCTGCCTCCTCGGCGGCCCTATCGGGGAGGTAAACTCCGTGCCCGACGGCGAACAGACCGCGCTCCAGGCCGTCGACGAGTGCGTCGCCATCGGCAAAGCCTGTGGCTTCCCCTACCCACCGCCCCTGCACGAATGGCTTCGCAAACAAGCCACCGCCAAAGACTCGAAGCTCACCTCATCTCTGTATCGCGATCTGCAAAAAGGCGCTCCCATCGAGGTCGACACAATCCTCGGCGACCTGCTCGACCAGGGCCACGCCCATCACCTCGAAACGCCTCTGCTCCAGGCCTGCTGCGTTCGCCTCCGCGTCTACCAGAACAACCTCAAGTCAGGACAGCCATAACATTCGCGCGCAACCGCACGATCACCGCTTTTAGCTCAATCAAATGCCAACTCCTCGATCCGCGGTGGGCGCTGATCAAAGTCGCTATATCGAATCCATCGCGGACGAACGACAAAGTAAACCAGCCCCGCCCAGTCCTGACGACTCACCCCATCCGGCCACGCGGAGAAGTAGACACGCTTGTACCGCGTCAACTCCTCGCCCACCGGCAGAGACGCCTCGCCTTCCAACTGCACCGTCTTCTCTCCCTCCCATCCCACCACCACACTGGCCTTCGGATTGGAAATAAGGTTCCGGTATTTGCGAGTGGTGTTGAGAGTATCGAAGACAATCTCAAGATCTTCCGTCACCGCAATCCCGACAAGGGCAGACTGCGGCACACCGTCGCCCGAGATGCTTCCGACCACAGCAAGCTTATGACCCGCAAGGAACTCGTAAAGCTCCGCCTTCGTCATATTCGTCCATAACTAACAACGATTCCCGTCATCAACGATAAGCCCGTCACCACGAAAGTCAACGATCGAAAACCCCGTTCAGCTTAACCGCCCCATCCCACTCGCTATTCCGTCCCCTCTAAAGTCGTCATCCAGAACGTAGTGACGGATCCCCGTATTTCAAATTTTCATATGGCCAGCTGCAAGGTTGGCCTGCTTTGGTCTTGCGCTAACGAGCGTTGAACACTGGCTAGTCGAGCCTCTCCCTCAACATTGCTAAACTAGCAGTAGCATGGCTTTTTCCATCTTCGGCAAACGCGACAAATCCGACCAGCAACCCGACCAGCCCACCGCAGTAGCTCCAGAGCCGCAGGAGCCGAAGCGCGGACTCTTCGACCGGATGAAGCAGGCGGTCACCCGCACCCGCGAGTCCTTCTCAGAGTCCATAAGCTCCGTCATCGCCCTCACCCGTGAGGTCGACGAGACCACCCTGGTCAACCTCGAGCCTCTCCTGCTCGCCGCCGACCTCGGCGCCCCCACCACCGCCCTCGTCATGGAGAACCTCCGGCAGCGCGCCCTCCGCGTCGGCATCCAGGGCGGCGACGACCTCAAGCGTCTCCTCAAAGCCGAGCTCAAGCAGATCCTCGACAACGTAGCCCGCCCCATCACCCACCCCCCCACGCCGCCCGAGGTCATCATGATGGTCGGGGTCAACGGCACCGGCAAGACCACCACCACCGGCAAGCTTGCCGCACACTTCACTGCGCAGGGCCGCACCGTCCTGCTCTGCGCCGCCGACACCTTCCGTGCCGCCGCGATTGAACAATTAGAGGTCTGGGCCCAGCGCTCCGACGTTCAGATCATTAAGACCAAGCAGGGCGGCGACCCCTCAGCCGCCCTCTACGACGCCTGCACCGCCGCCAAAGCCCGCAATACGCAGATCCTCATCGTCGACACCGCCGGCCGCCTCCACACCAAGACCGACCTGATGAAAGAGCTCGACAAGATGCGTCGGACAGCAGAGAAGTTGATCCCCGGCGCCCCACACCAGACCCTCCTCGTCATGGACGCGACGACAGGTCAAAATGGGTTGACGCAAGCCCGCCTTTTCACCGAAGCCGCCCACGTTACCGGCATCGTCCTCACCAAGCTCGACGGCACAGCCAAAGGTGGCATCGTCCTGGCTATCGCAACAGAGCTGAAACTCCCAGTCATCTACGCGGGCATCGGCGAAAAGCTCGAAGACATCATCCCCTTTGACAGCGCCAGCTTCATCGACTCCCTACTCGACTGAAGCAGTCCCTCCGAGCATCGCGAGGACCGAAACCATTCCCGAGTCAAGACAAGGTACACAAGTCACGAAGTGACCGCCCCACGCGCAGTGGGCCCGTCCGGCAGGACAGGCCCCTCGCATCTTTCTACTTCTCCGCAGTCAGCTTCAAATCACGCGACGACGAGCCAACCCGCACCCGCCGCGCATCCGACCGCACCCACTTCTTCTCCGCCACCGACCAGTACTCGAGCGCACGCGGCGACACATGCATCGTCACATCCTTGCTCTCACCCGACGCCAGCGTCACGCGATCAAACGCCGCCAGCGTCTTAGGCGCAAACTGAACACCATCAGGCTGCTGCTCCGGAGCATCCAGATACACCTGCGGCACCTCATCTCCCGCCACGCTACCCGTATTCTTCACCCGAACCGAAACATCCAACCCGTGATCCGAAGCCTTCGCGACCTTCAAATCCGAGTACGCAAAGCTCGTATACGAGAGACCGAACCCAAACGGAAACAGCGGCTCAATCTTCTCTTTATCAAACCACCGGTACCCCACATCCACGCCCTCGGAGTAAGTCGTCTTCCCATCCACACCCTTGGCCGACCGCTCCGGATGCGCCGGATCATTCGCCGCATAGTCGGTCAGCTGCTTCGCCCAGGTAAACGGCAGCCGCCCAGCCGGACTCACCTTCCCCAGCAGAACATCCGCCGTAGCCCATCCGCCTTCATCGCCCGGCCACCACATCTGCAGCACGCCCTTCACCTTGCCAAGCCACGGCATCGCGACAGGCTGGCTCACATTCATCACCACGATCGTGTTCGGATTCACCGCAGCAATCTCATCCACGAGCTTGTCCTGCTCCCCTGGCAACGCGAAGTCCGGCTTCCCTCGCGTCCACACAAACACCACAGCCGTATGCGCCTTCTTCGCCGTTTCGATGGCCGCCTTGTGGTTGCTCTCCCGCAGCTCCGGCGTCGTCCAGTTCAACCGAATCTGCTCCGGCGCATTCGAAGTATCGCCGCTCGCTATCACCGTAATCGAGTGCGGCCCAGCAGTCAGCTGCACCGCCCGCCGAACGTTATCCAGCCCATCGGTCGTCGGGAACCCGTTGTCCTGGGTCGCGTACTGCACATCGCCGTGCACCGTTCCCTTGGCAGCGCCCGTCTGT
The nucleotide sequence above comes from Tunturibacter empetritectus. Encoded proteins:
- the ftsY gene encoding signal recognition particle-docking protein FtsY, yielding MAFSIFGKRDKSDQQPDQPTAVAPEPQEPKRGLFDRMKQAVTRTRESFSESISSVIALTREVDETTLVNLEPLLLAADLGAPTTALVMENLRQRALRVGIQGGDDLKRLLKAELKQILDNVARPITHPPTPPEVIMMVGVNGTGKTTTTGKLAAHFTAQGRTVLLCAADTFRAAAIEQLEVWAQRSDVQIIKTKQGGDPSAALYDACTAAKARNTQILIVDTAGRLHTKTDLMKELDKMRRTAEKLIPGAPHQTLLVMDATTGQNGLTQARLFTEAAHVTGIVLTKLDGTAKGGIVLAIATELKLPVIYAGIGEKLEDIIPFDSASFIDSLLD